Below is a genomic region from Candidatus Roseilinea sp..
GCTGTTCGTGGTCGCGCCGTGCGTCTCTGGCCACGCGCCGGAAAGGCTGGTCAATAGCATGGGGAGGCGGTAGGTGGGCGGCCGCAATTCGAGGGTGATGTCGGCGCCGCGCGTGCGCCACGCGTTCAGCGCCGGCATTTGGCGCGATTCATCCAGCCGCAAGCCGTGCACCAGCACCACGACGACGCGCCGCGCGAGCGGCGGCCTGGGCGGGCCGGACGGCAGCGGCTCCAGAAACGGGCTGGTGTAGTTGGCGTAGCGCTGCCAGAGTTGTGCGCGCACCTGCTCGGCAAACGTCGCCGCGAGCGTGAGTGCGATCAGCAAGGCGACCGTGAGGGCAAAAGCGCTTTCAGCGATGCGACGCATGCCAGACGCAGGGAAGGCGCGCGATCAAAGCGGAGGGCGCTGCGATACAATCCATTGTGCATTCCGGGTGCGAGTTGTGCGTCGTTGTCATTCGTCTGCCATTATCGGCCATTCGCGGCCGCGCCGAACTGCTGAATTCATCGCCTGCATTGCAGATGCCCTGGGAATATGACTGACTTGATCTGGGTCATCCAGCGTTTGAATTGGCTGGCCGTCATTGACATCGCGCTGGTGTCGTTGGTGTTCTTCGGCGTGTTGCTGCTGGTGCGCGCCACACAGGCCGTGCCGTTGATTCGCGGCATGTTGGTGCTGGGCGCCATCACGTTGCTGCTGGGCGGGACGGCGCAATTGCCGACCTTCAACTTGATCATGCGCACGGCGCTGCCGGCGCTGCTTGTCGCCGTTCCGGTCATCTTCCAACCGGAACTGCGGCGCGCCTTGGAGCGGCTCGGGCGCGTCAACGAAATGCTGGTCGCGCCGCGCAGGACCGAACTGGAAGTGATGGTGCGCAAGATCAGCGACGCAGCCCAGCGCCTGGCCGCGCGGCGTCATGGGGCGCTCATCGTGATCGAGCGCGACACCGGCCTGCAAGACCTGATTGACACCGGCGTGCCGCTGGATGCCGAACTGACGCCGGACCTCCTGCTCACCATCTTCGACCCGCACACGCCGCTGCACGACGGCGGCGTTATCATCCGGCATGGCCGCGTCGCGGCCGCCGGGTGCGTGTTGCCGCTGACTACTTCGACGCCCGAGGACGCGCGCATCGGCCTTCGCCATCGCGCCGGGATCGGAGTGACCGAGGGCACAGACGCCATCGCCGTCATCGTGTCCGAGGAGCGCGGCTCGATCAGCATCGCGCACAACGGCCGGCTCATCCGCCGCATCGAGCCGGATCACCTGGAAAGTGCGTTGATCGCCCTGGCACAACCCGGCATTCAGAAAGCGGCCTCGATGTTGCCCGGCTTCCTGCGCGCGCGTGAGAAGCAGGAGACGCACTAAGGCCGTTGAGTCGGCAGCTCGGCCCGCGCAGGGGCCGGGGTCGGTTGGGCGAGGAGTGCGCGCACGCGCCCGACCAGCGCGCCGAATTCCGGCCAGCTCTCCATCGCCCACGCGCGCGGTCGCGGCAGCCCGACCTTCACGTTGCCGACCACGCTCCCCGGGCGCGGCGAGCACACCACGACGTGATCCGCCAGGAAGACGGCCTCGGCGATGCTGTGGGTGACCATCACGGCCGTCGTCCCCGTTTCGCGCAGGATGCCCTCGACCAACGCGGTGAGGTTTTCGCGCGTCATGGCGTCGAGCGCGCCGAAGGGTTCATCGAGCAAGAGCACCGGCGGGCGGGTGATCAGCGCGCGCGCCAGCGCCACGCGCTGGGCCATGCCGCCGCTCAGCTCGTGCGGGTAGGCCCGCTCGAAGCCGCCGAGGCCGACCAAGTGGATCAGTTCGGCAATCAGCGAATGGCGCGTTGCGGGGGCCACAGGGTGCGCCGCCCTGCCGCCCAGCTCAAGCGGCAGCCGGATGTTCTGCTCGACCGTGCGCCAGGGGAGCAGGGCGGCGTCCTGAAACATCACGCCGATGCGCGACGAGGGCTGCGTAATGCGCTCGCCGTCCAGCCGCACTTCGCCGGCGCTCGGTTGGATCAGGCCGGCGATGATGCGCAGCAGCGTGCTTTTGCCGCATCCGCTGGGGCCAACGATGGCGACGAACTGACCGCGCGCGACGCGCAGCGAAAAATCGCGCAGCGCTTCGACGCCGTTGGGGTAAGTGTGCGAGATGCGGTCGGCGATCAGCATTGGCGGTTGAATCCACTATGGCCAGCGCTTCCGGCCCCGTGCGTTCGCCACGTCACGGCACGAATTCATTGGTGAAGAACTCGTTCACGTCCAGCTTCTGCTTGATCTGTCCCATCGCCAGCAACGTGTTCTGCGTGTTCTCCCAGGCCTGCGGCGATGAGATGCCTAGGCGTTCGCTGCGCATCAACTCGATGGTGGCGAGCAACACCTGCTTTTGGATCGGGTCGTCGGCCTGGAGTCCCTCGACGTATTTGGCCGAAATCTGCATTGCGGCGTTGGGGTCGGCAATGGTGTCGGCGATGCCACGGAGCAGCGCGCGCGCCATGTTGCGCACCAGCGTCGGATTCTCGCGCAGGGTCTTCTCGTTGGTGACCAGGCCGTTAGCGACCATGTCGACCTGATCGCTCACGCGGAAGACGTTGACGGGGAACCCGTTGGCTTCGAGCACGAGCGGTTCATTGACGATGTAGCCCACTGCCGCATCCACTTTGCCCTGTTGCACGGCCGCCGCCTGGGTGAAGCCGATCTCCTGTACCTGCATGTCCCGCTCGCTCAGTCCGTTGGCGTCTAGGAAGGCGCGCCAGCCGACGTAGGTCGCGCCGAAGAAGCCGGGGATGCCCACGGTTCTGCCCTTCAGGTCTTCCGGCTTTTCGATGCCCTTCGTCTTCAGGCTGAAGATGGCGATGGGGAACCGGCGGTACCACTGCAAGAAGTACTTGACGGGCAGGCCCTGCGCGCGCGCCAGCACCACCTGCTCGCCGCTGACCACGGCAAACGGCAGCTCGCCGGCGGCGACCAGCTTCATGCCGTCGGTCTCGAACTTGTAATCGAACTCCAGCTCAATCCCCGCTTCGGCGAAGTAGCCGCGCTCGACTGCCACGTAGTAGGGGGCGAACTGCACGTTGGGGATGTAGCTCATCGGCAGCCTGATCTTCTGCAGCAGTGCACCGGATCCGCCGGTGCGCGGCGGGGGCGCCTGTATGGCGCAGGCGCTCAACATGATAAGCAGTAAACTGGTTGTTAGCGAAACCTTCCACTTGTTCATACACAATCCCTCACAATCTCTCTTACGCTCAGATGAATCACGCAGCCCAGCGCGCTATGCGCAATGCGCGCTCGGCCAGGCGGACTGCGCCGTAGATGCCCAGCGCGATCAGCACGATGGTGAGCACGCCGGCGATGACCAGCGCGGTGTCGTATAAGCCGTTGCCCAGGTTAATCATGAAGCCCAGGCCGCGGTCGGCGCTGAGGAATTCACCGGTGATTGCGCCGATCATCGAGAGCGTGCCGCCCACCCGCAGGCCGGCGAAGATGAATGGCAGCGCGGCTGGCAACTCCAGCTTGAGAAAAGTCTCCGCCGGCGTCGCGCCGAGCGAGCGAAACAGGTCGCGCAAAATGGGCGATGTGCTGCGCAGGCCGGCGATGACGTTGATGGTGATCGGGAAGAACACCACCAGCGCGCATATCAGGACCTTCGCTCCCAGGCCGTTGCCGAACCAGATGAAGAGGAGCGGCGCGACAGCGACGAACGGCACGCCCTGCGAGGCGACGATGAACGGTGAGAGCAGCCGCTCGGCCAACGGCGATTTAGCGATCGGCACACCGAGCGCGAAAGCGGCCAGCGCGCCGAGGGCGAGGCCGGGGATCGCTGCGGACAGCGTAGCGACGATGTGCGCGATCAACGAACCATCG
It encodes:
- a CDS encoding membrane protein — its product is MTDLIWVIQRLNWLAVIDIALVSLVFFGVLLLVRATQAVPLIRGMLVLGAITLLLGGTAQLPTFNLIMRTALPALLVAVPVIFQPELRRALERLGRVNEMLVAPRRTELEVMVRKISDAAQRLAARRHGALIVIERDTGLQDLIDTGVPLDAELTPDLLLTIFDPHTPLHDGGVIIRHGRVAAAGCVLPLTTSTPEDARIGLRHRAGIGVTEGTDAIAVIVSEERGSISIAHNGRLIRRIEPDHLESALIALAQPGIQKAASMLPGFLRAREKQETH
- a CDS encoding ABC transporter ATP-binding protein, translating into MLIADRISHTYPNGVEALRDFSLRVARGQFVAIVGPSGCGKSTLLRIIAGLIQPSAGEVRLDGERITQPSSRIGVMFQDAALLPWRTVEQNIRLPLELGGRAAHPVAPATRHSLIAELIHLVGLGGFERAYPHELSGGMAQRVALARALITRPPVLLLDEPFGALDAMTRENLTALVEGILRETGTTAVMVTHSIAEAVFLADHVVVCSPRPGSVVGNVKVGLPRPRAWAMESWPEFGALVGRVRALLAQPTPAPARAELPTQRP
- the ribY gene encoding riboflavin-binding protein RibY gives rise to the protein MNKWKVSLTTSLLLIMLSACAIQAPPPRTGGSGALLQKIRLPMSYIPNVQFAPYYVAVERGYFAEAGIELEFDYKFETDGMKLVAAGELPFAVVSGEQVVLARAQGLPVKYFLQWYRRFPIAIFSLKTKGIEKPEDLKGRTVGIPGFFGATYVGWRAFLDANGLSERDMQVQEIGFTQAAAVQQGKVDAAVGYIVNEPLVLEANGFPVNVFRVSDQVDMVANGLVTNEKTLRENPTLVRNMARALLRGIADTIADPNAAMQISAKYVEGLQADDPIQKQVLLATIELMRSERLGISSPQAWENTQNTLLAMGQIKQKLDVNEFFTNEFVP